Sequence from the Panicum virgatum strain AP13 chromosome 5N, P.virgatum_v5, whole genome shotgun sequence genome:
AAGCTTAAACCAGTAACTTAATATTATAAAATCTACCAGAGATTATACTTGACCATTAAATCCATTACAAGAATTTAAAACTTAATGCATCACTATTATAACTAGTACGATTATTGGAGAACTATTTAGTGTCCCCATGCACATCTTCTTCACTAAGAAGGCCATCTTCATCCATAAGGTCATCATCAAGATCTATATCTCCAGGATTCTTGCTTGATTCTCCCATATCCTTATTGTTGTCTTCTGTTGTCTTCATAGCTCTTTCTATCTCTAGCTTCTCGCTATCAACAAAGTGAGCTTCATGCTGtgcttgcttcttctttttctggcCATGAAGTTCTTGATACAAGTCCATGATGTGTTTAGGAGTGCGGCAAATGCGAGACAAATGTCCTCTCATGCCACATCTGTAACAATCCTGATCCTGTTTACCGTACTCTCCCCCTGAAAGTGTCTTCTTAGACTTTTGCATTTTGTTCTTCCTGAATTGCTTGCCTTTTCCCTTCCATGGCGCCTTATGAGTGCCTTTCCCTTTATTATCATTCTTCTTGAATGATGTGGCATGTGCTTCATGTGGTGCCACGGTGCCAGTAGGACGAGATAAGTGGTTCTGCATGATTGTCTCATCTTCTCCCTGGTCTTGCTGCAAGGCATTACTCAGGGCAACATATGTCTTATAGTTGTCCTTTTTGTACTGGCGACTCACATAAGTGAGTTTAGGGTGGAAGGTTGACAGGGTCTTGTTTATGAGATCTTTGTCTTCAAGCGTACGGCCACATAGCTTCATGCGTATTGTATTCCTCAACTGTCTTGTAGTCTTGGAAGCGAAGGTTCTGCCATTTGCGCTCCACTTTAGGCAGTAAGACAGATTCAATCTTCTCAAAGCGCTCATGCAGTGAGTCCCACAAGACCTTGGGGTTCCTTTCGGCCATGTACTCATTCTTCAGGGTTGTACTTAAATGATGCCTTAAGAAATGCAATGCTTGAGCCTTCTCCGTTTCAGACGAAGACTCTCCTGATTTGGGTTTAATCGTCTTCAAGAGATTTTTCCCAGACAAAAGGATTTCAGCATCAAGTGACCAAGACAGGTAGTTACTCCCATTCGAGGTAAGCACATCgaactctctcttttttgctTGATGAAGGCTGATTCGCGTGATGCTGGAAGCTTTCGATGCCGTGTAGATCGAGATGCCGTGCAGTAGGATCTCGAATCCGCCAACAGCGTAGTCGATGCCGGCGTGTTCGTCTTGGTGGTCGCTTCTAGACGTCAGCAAGATGTCGTTGAAGTCGCGGGTTCTAGGCTTCGACCGTCAGCGAACATCGGCTTGTGGCAGAGTGTGCTGATAACGTGTTGTATAACTACGTTATCGGCGAGTTCGGCAAGTCGATCACGAGCGGAAAAGAAAATACACGAGAGACAAATATGTGGAGACTTCTGATTCTTTATTGCAATGAACAATCGATTATTACAATGAGGGTCGCCTTATCTATATATAGAGGTGAAGTTCCTACTTCTAGTAGGACTCTGTGTTTGGTAAAGCTGCCCACATAGGGACTAGGGCCCTGTTTGAttccaaacttttttcagaagtccctatcatatcaaaaggaatcttactattttatagtattaaataaaatctgtttataaatgttttttgacagctgagtgctaattcgcgagacgaatctaatgagcctaattaattcataatttactacagtgatgctatagttagttttataattaacttttatttaatacttctaaatactaaaaagttccagggactaaaaaaaagtccctggaaccaaaccACTCCTAGGATTCTTTCTTCTAGAAATATTCCATACATATCCTATTCCAAATATAGAATTTTACAACAAGTACCAAACAAGATGAAAATATTCTTATGGAGGCCGGGGTCAATGGTGTTTGCCTGTTTGGGGTCATCTGTCCTGAAAATACCATTGACAAGCTGCCATGGAGGAGAGAAGCGCGTGAAGGGACAATCGTCTGAAAGTTTTGAACTGCTCTTTGGCGAAAGATACGTTGTTGTCTTGAATATCGTCTCAGTAACAGCCAAACTTACAAAAAATTTCTGCAAATTCTTTTAGACATCAGACAATAACCGGTGGAGATTCGTTTTTCTTTTGAGGGGTGCACAAAACGAAGTTTTTCTTGGCTGCGAGCATAGGCCGGGCCGAACCCATTAGTCCAGATGGGCTACACAATCGGTGGGCCTACAGTTCCGCATTTAGAGgcctcaaaaaaagaaaaaagaaaaaagaaaaagaaaagaaaggagaatATTTCGATCGTGGTGTGAGCTTTAACTCCCCCTCTCCCACCCCGCCGCTAGGGTTTCtcctctctccccccccccccccgctcctcCCGCTCCCCCTCCACTCCCCCGACGCCGGCTAGGGTTttgcctcctccccctccgccgccaccgctggcgCTGGAGCGAGCGAGACCGAGGGGGTAGGGAGCGAGCGGAGCGTAGGCAGCCATGTCGCTGCGCCCGAGCGAGCGGGTCGAGGTGCGGCGGAACCGCTACAAGGTGGCGGTGGacgcggaggaggggcggcggcggcgcgaggacaACATGGTGGAGCTCCGCAAGAACCGCCGCGAGGAGAGCCTCCTCAAGAAGCGCCGCGAGGGGCTCCAGGCCCAGgtccccgcccccgcctccgGGGTCGAGAAGAAGGTGAGGATGCGCAGCGCGGGCCACTCCAACTGCCTTCTATTTATATGGTTCGCGTTCTGATTTGTAGTTGCACTACTGAGACAAGTACTGGAGAGTTGGGATTATGTCGCTCGTGGACAAGTGTTCAGTACAAGTTCGGTAGATCGGTTCGATTGATAAGCTATACCAACGATTTGATTACTTTTATTTCGTTATGATCGCAAGTTTGTAGCTCGGAGCACTTATGCGACCACGATGGATGTTTGCTGCTGGCGGCTACATGCATGTTTGATTACTTGTATCTGAGAGTATTGGGTGCTTGCAGTTGCAGTTGTGCTTTCAGATGCCTGAATCCTTTCCAGATTCTGACTAATATGGGCCTTTGGATGTTGGATTACCTCTCTAGAAATTAGATTTTAGAGCAAAGATTAGTTGGTGTTTTTGACAAGCGTTTGGTATATCTGCCATCCATAGCACTATGGCTTTTCAGGAAAATAAAACGTTTAGGCATATGGCTCTAGAGATGTGCATTGTTAATATTACAGGATGGTGTTTCGCTAGAACATGACATAggtgttctgctgctgctgcagctcccAAGCATTGTGCCACTGAATGTGGGTCGTGGAATAGCATGCCATAGTTATTTGCAGCTGCAGCAACGGCAGCCGCACAGGCTTATAGTGTCTCAAAtacattatttatttatttaagcaAGATTTCTTATTAATGTTAGTGTACTTGTTGTGTCTCTGAGTTTGTCATCCTGTCTCGATTTCAATTACTACACAAAGGGATTAAAACTCTTTTCCTCATTATCTTGTTGGGCTTACATCACTGCATAATTGATGTTGTGTAAATGTTTGCATTGCAATCAGCTTCTATAGTCAATCTCATGCATTTTTCAGAGTTGCCCTTGCCATGTTACTTGTATGCTGATTTGCTTGTTATATGTCATTTTCATATTGTTCAGTTTGATAATATATGGaccatcattttttttcaaacagtATAATATGTACCATCATCATCTGATCCATGCTTGCTTGCTGCTAAGATCTGACATCATAGTTCTGAAGTCACTTGGCTGCTTTTTAGGGACCTAATGCTTTGTCACACTAATTTTTGATCTAGCATTGTGGGTGAGGATGAGAAAGGAATTATCCTTGTGCTTGACAACTGAAACATGGATTATATTTCTATAACCAAAGGTGTCTTTCTCGCagtttaatttgaattactTCTTTCACGTTGACCTAGGCCCCTTGTGGCTGTTGAAAttagttttagtttttttttgtgtatttTCATAACTTCTTTGGTTCACTTGAAATTTGCTCTCGTTTTGAGGGTTCTGCTCGTAGTCGTGCTTATTATATGTATGGTCACACTCACACTGATACCGTTTATATAGGCATCGGTATTTAATTCTTTCGAGAAGTTTCAGCTTTTACTCCATCTGTATGTTTTAAGCTCTAATCTGGTAATCTATTTGTATTTATTGGATGGTTATTTCAATCCTTTTTTCTTAGGGTAAGGTGCGATGCTGCTTGTATCCTTGTCAATTATCTTAGGGGGAAAAAACTAGCATGCTGCTATGCTGTGGTGTCTTTGTGAAGTTTATTTATTGTGTTGGCCCTGATGTGGTTGTTGTACAAATAAATTGCTTCACCTCTTCTTCAACCATTTGATTTGGTGGTTCTAGTACTGGCTATGCTTGATTTGACATTTGACGTGTTGCATTTGTAGCTTGAAAGCCTCCCAGCTATGGTTAGTGGGGTTTATTCGGACGACAACAACCTTCAGCTTGAGGCCACAACTCAATTCCGCAAGTTGCTCTCCATAGGTACTAACTTGTTGGATTTTCATTTGTTTTGTTCCTTAGTTTATTATTAAAGTTAAAGATGACCTATTCTTGACATTTGGTAAACATTGGTTGAACTTGCATCATTTCTGAATCAGAGAGGAGCCCCCCGATTGAGGAAGTTATTCAGTCAGGTGTTGTTCCTAGATTTGTGCAGTTCCTCACCAGAGAGGATTTCCCTCAACTGCAGGTATTGATAGTCTAAATCTTATATCTTGTTGCTGCTAGATGAAAATGGTCTTCTTATCATTCagctttgtatttttttttgtagttTGAAGCAGCATGGGCACTTACAAATATTGCTTCTGGCACTTCGGAAAATACGAAGGTTGTCATTGATCATGGGGCTGTTCCGATATTTGTGAAACTTCTTCAGTCTGCTAGTGATGATGTTCGTGAGCAGGTATTTTTGTTCAGTTGCTTGGCTGCTAACCTCTATGCCTTTTATTTCTGATTGTGGAGTGCGTCATGGCCTCATGGGATATTAATGAGTCcccattttaaaaaaaattcaatagGCTGTGTGGGCTTTGGGCAATGTTGCTGGTGATTCTCCAAAGTGCCGTGACCTTGTTCTCGCCAATGGTGCCTTGATGCCTCTGCTAGCCCAGTTGAATGAGCATGCTAAGCTCTCCATGTTGAGGAATGCTACATGGACTCTGTCAAACTTCTGCAGGGGAAAGCCACAGCCATCATTTGATCAGGTTTCTAGACAAGGCTGTTATTTTATTGGTTTTTTTTTGCGCCCAGCAACAGGTACTaaacctgtttttttttttcgttGTATAGACTAAGCCTGCTCTTCCAGCACTTGCACGACTTATCCACTCCAATGATGAGGAAGTTCTCACTGACGCATGCTGGGCTCTTTCATACTTATCTGATGGCACTAATGACAAAATCCAAGCTGTGATTGAAGCTGGTGTGTGTCCCCGGCTTGTGGAGCTCCTCCTGTATGTGAATCTTGCACACAAATTTTATGCTGATTTCTTCAATAGTTTTCTGTTGTTTATGTTGATTTCTGTTCTTTGTGTGATGTGTTCTGGTACCACATGCAGCCATCCATCACCTTCGGTGCTTATACCTGCTCTACGAACTGTTGGAAACATTGTCACTGGAGATGATTTGCAAACTCAGGTTGGGCACATTAGTTTTGGTAGTACAATCAATTATATAACATTTGAATGCTCACTTTATGAGCTAATTTGATGTGAATATGATTATTTAAGGTCATGCTATATTTAATTATCTTGCATGTTTTATAAGACAAGATGATCTGTCAATTAGTGTTGCTTTTAGGTGCTGTCCCAAGCATTTAAGGAACCAGCATGCAAGTTTATTGCAACTATGTGGGCATTTTATCCATTCTACTAACTTTTCTTCTACTTTTGCAGTGCATCATTGATCATCAAGCTCTTCCCTGCCTTCTGAATCTATTGACACAGAACCATAAGAAAAGTATTAAGAAAGAGGCTTGCTGGACAATTTCAAATAttactgctggaaacaaagaTCAGATACAGGTATACATTCAGTAAACCTTAGACAAATTGTTTATTTTTTCAGTTACCACTCAGTGGATGACCGCAAAGTACTCTAGTTTTGGTTTTTGCTAATCTTTCATAGTGTTCCTAGTACTGCAATGCAATTAGCCAAAGGAGCTAATATTTTTGAAAGCATGCAAGCCCTGTTTAATCACTACTTGAGATTTTTCAAACTCAATTTCGTCAAATGTTGGAGCAAACCAATGGATCTTAGTTGGAAGTTAGCATCTCGCTCTTAGCATTCTTTATGAGCATTCTTTATTAGTTGGTACATCCTACACTTGTGAGAAGGAAAAATATAATTTAACAATATCATATGTTTCCACAGATGGcctaacttgcttgggaaaaaaggctatgttgttgttgttgtatatgtTTCCACAGATGGCCCATGCCATACATCAAGCATAGATCTTGTTCATAACATACCTTCTAAAATTTTAACCATTGTTTTCTCACATTACTATACTGATGAATTTTAGGCTGTGATTAGTGGTGGAATTATCGCTCCTTTATTGCATCTACTCCAAACAGCAGAGTTTGATATTAAGAAAGAGGCTGCTTGGGCTATCTCAAATGCTACCTCAGGTGGTTCCCACGAGCAAATCAAGTATGTTCACTCAACTTGCTGCACTGCTATTCAGCTCCCGTGCAATGCAAGTTACTTATTTATATTTTAGGCATCATTGAGAACTTATTGTATGCCTTGTGTAGGTATTTGGTGTCTGAGGGCTGCATCAAGCCATTGTGCGACCTTCTTGTTTGCCCTGATCCAAGAATTGTAACAGTGTGTTTGGAGGGTCTTGAGAATATTCTCAAAGTTGGTGAGCATGACAAGGCTGCAGGTGCAACAGGTGACATCAATGTCTTTGCTCAGATGATTGATGAAGCTGAAGGCCTGGAGAAGATTGAGAACCTACAGAGCCATGATAACAATGAAATCTATGAAAAGGCTGTGAAGCTTCTTGAGGCATACTGgatggaggaggaagatgaggcAATGGCTACTGCTGGGGAAGCTGCTCCTGCTGTTTTTGACTTTGGCCAAGGTGGCAACCCTCCAGCTGCTGGTGGTTTGAACTTCAATTAAGTACAGGTGCTCCAAACACCATCAGTTAATATTCGTTGTATCAAGAGCATTTCACTGTTTTTATGTGTGTTGTTTCTGCAAACAGACTAACTGTTCTGATATTCACTTTGCAGTCTTTTAACCAAAGGGTGGTAATACCCTCAGTGATGGCTTGTCATGATTAGTCAATGTAGTCAGTTTGGTTCCATGTGCGGGATGATGGCTGTGGTGGGTCCAATAAGCTTGAGATTTCGAGGGAGCTGGGTTACCATTATTCCCAAGAGGGAGTCATGGATATCAATATCGCATGGTCTGTAACAGGATTATAATTGCCAACCCGAGTCTGGATTTTTGAGAAGGCTACTCTAGAGTTTGCGTAGTTTGGTGTGTTATATCTGGCTACTGTATAGCCCGTCGTCTGCAAGGCCGTTAAGACATTCCTGAATAGTTTGGTTGAGGTTTTTCAGGAATTGGCTGCGTTGCAGTTTGTCTGGAGTTGTAAACCTTTAATGGTTTCTGAGTATATTGCTAGGCCTTGAGTTACTACGGTCCATCCAACCTGTTGGAGCTTAAAATAACTTGCATATTCTCTAGATTCTCTATGATctgtcggtttcttctttctttttcacatttGTGCTATCCAAGTTTAGCTGGTGAtctgtaagttttttttttcacatttGTGCTATCCAAGTTTAGCTGGGTGCTCAAATTCGTAGCAAATACAAGGTTCAGGCTGATGTAGTTCCAGTACAGAAATCTCAGGATTATTCTTTGAAAGGTCGGTACAAAGCCCTTTACAACTCAAAGCGCATCTAACCCACTTCACAATGATTAGTTGGCATTTACAATGAAATAGTCTTGGTAGTATTCTTACATGGTAGAAACTTTTAAAGGCGGCAAAGAATGTAGAACTTAATATGGCGGCAAAGAATGTAGCCGTGGCTGTGGTCTTGTTTCTGCTCCGTTTGGACCCCTTTGCAAGCGTTTCACACCTCGGCGACCTCCTTGGTGATGAGGGACGCACGGCTGGGCTCCACCTGGAACGGCGCCGTCCTAATCTCCGGCGCGGATGGCGCTGGATGAGCGTGcgggtgtgggtgtgggtgcGGCACCGGCGGGTGCTGGTGCTGGACGCCGGGGTATGGAGCGTCGGGGCCGACGAagtgaccgccgccgccgtagttgTACTGCCCGCGCAGCCGCTGCGCCTGCGCGGCCGTGACGTAGACCACGAAGCCGACGACGACGGTGATTAGCCCCAGGATCCCCGCGGCGGCGAACATCCCGGGCCGCACCCGGTGGCACACTGGCCGCGGCTTGCGCCAGTCGCTGATGTGGCCGGACTCGACGCCGATGCCGATCATGAGCAGCACCTCTGCGAGCCCGAAGCAGATCCTGCGGGGGTGTTCGACGACAGAGCATGCACATCACACCTCGCCATTTCGAAACCAACAGCCGATCGAGCGGCAGCATGGCGTTCGACGAAATGAGGCTGTTTCGATCAAGTTACCATGtgaggaagaagaggcagcaggTCTGCCAGGTgagcgtggcggcggtggacgcGACGCGCGGGTTGTCCTGCGCGACGGCGAGGCCCGCGGACGCTGACtcgggcgcggcgacggcgaccagcATGTAGGCGTGCTCGGCGAacatggcgacggcgagcaggacGAAGGCGCCGACGGCGtaggcgagcgcggcgcggccgctgcCGCTGTAGAAGCACACGTCCAGCTGGTCCCGGCTGCCGCCCACGCTCATGAGGTAGTGGGAGACCTCGGAGCGCGACCCCTCGGCGGCGAGGCAGAGGACGAAGGCGACGAGGCCGCAGATGACGGAGAGCGCGACGAGCGCGACCGCGGCCTGGCCGCTCgaccgcgcggcgcggcgctcgtGCGCCTTGCGCAGGGACAGGTCGTCGTGGGTCACCGGCCCCGGcatcaccgccgccgtcgccgccggcaccgcgtGCATATGGATGATGACAAGCTACTACCTTGGCAGCAGAGACAGCTAGCTAGCCCTCGCTACTAGCTAGCTTACTCGATCGGTGGATGGCTGCTACGTGTACCTAGCCAATGGAGAAGAACagaagcagaagaagaagagcctGCGGGTACTTGCGAGCCGGGCGGCGTCGGTATATATGGTGCGGATCTGTTCGTACGCGGCCGTGCTACCTACTTGCAGGCGACGCCTGGAGGAGGcgagaggcgaggcgaggcgagggagAATATGGCGTTGCATCGGGGTGGAGG
This genomic interval carries:
- the LOC120676485 gene encoding importin subunit alpha-1a-like — protein: MSLRPSERVEVRRNRYKVAVDAEEGRRRREDNMVELRKNRREESLLKKRREGLQAQVPAPASGVEKKLESLPAMVSGVYSDDNNLQLEATTQFRKLLSIERSPPIEEVIQSGVVPRFVQFLTREDFPQLQFEAAWALTNIASGTSENTKVVIDHGAVPIFVKLLQSASDDVREQAVWALGNVAGDSPKCRDLVLANGALMPLLAQLNEHAKLSMLRNATWTLSNFCRGKPQPSFDQTKPALPALARLIHSNDEEVLTDACWALSYLSDGTNDKIQAVIEAGVCPRLVELLLHPSPSVLIPALRTVGNIVTGDDLQTQCIIDHQALPCLLNLLTQNHKKSIKKEACWTISNITAGNKDQIQAVISGGIIAPLLHLLQTAEFDIKKEAAWAISNATSGGSHEQIKYLVSEGCIKPLCDLLVCPDPRIVTVCLEGLENILKVGEHDKAAGATGDINVFAQMIDEAEGLEKIENLQSHDNNEIYEKAVKLLEAYWMEEEDEAMATAGEAAPAVFDFGQGGNPPAAGGLNFN
- the LOC120676517 gene encoding uncharacterized protein LOC120676517 — translated: MHAVPAATAAVMPGPVTHDDLSLRKAHERRAARSSGQAAVALVALSVICGLVAFVLCLAAEGSRSEVSHYLMSVGGSRDQLDVCFYSGSGRAALAYAVGAFVLLAVAMFAEHAYMLVAVAAPESASAGLAVAQDNPRVASTAATLTWQTCCLFFLTWICFGLAEVLLMIGIGVESGHISDWRKPRPVCHRVRPGMFAAAGILGLITVVVGFVVYVTAAQAQRLRGQYNYGGGGHFVGPDAPYPGVQHQHPPVPHPHPHPHAHPAPSAPEIRTAPFQVEPSRASLITKEVAEV